From the genome of Haloarcula sp. CBA1127, one region includes:
- a CDS encoding type II toxin-antitoxin system RelE/ParE family toxin encodes MTSDEEWTWKFTERATGQFSDLDTHVQDRIVSKLDEVVDSTWREPKDFLEPLTGGPFWKLRVGTYRLACVLAHDASVLEVHRIEHRSGAYTADDD; translated from the coding sequence ATGACGAGTGACGAGGAGTGGACGTGGAAGTTCACTGAGCGTGCTACTGGGCAATTCAGTGATCTTGATACGCACGTTCAGGACCGAATCGTTTCAAAACTCGATGAGGTTGTTGACTCAACGTGGCGGGAGCCAAAGGATTTCCTAGAGCCGCTGACTGGCGGGCCGTTCTGGAAGCTTCGGGTTGGTACGTACCGTCTTGCGTGTGTACTCGCACACGATGCCTCGGTTCTTGAAGTCCACAGAATCGAACACCGGAGTGGTGCTTACACAGCAGACGACGACTGA
- a CDS encoding ribbon-helix-helix domain-containing protein yields MSDADSDTGNGGPEMVQINLRLSKSFLEDIDATWQEEGFNSRSEFLRHVARDAVKHPAFSRSGWKQIAASEHDLRVGDAELVSREEVRAMMDPDGNDE; encoded by the coding sequence ATGTCTGATGCAGATAGCGATACTGGAAACGGTGGTCCAGAGATGGTACAAATAAACCTCCGATTGAGCAAATCCTTTCTTGAGGATATCGATGCGACGTGGCAAGAAGAGGGGTTCAACTCACGGAGCGAGTTCCTTCGCCACGTCGCTCGGGATGCAGTGAAACATCCCGCATTTAGTCGGAGTGGGTGGAAACAGATCGCCGCGAGCGAGCACGATCTCCGCGTGGGTGATGCTGAACTGGTTTCGCGTGAGGAAGTCCGTGCGATGATGGATCCAGACGGTAATGACGAGTGA
- a CDS encoding colicin immunity domain-containing protein: MSANERAEKYLDLITSYTNGKMESSEFMHRYLTEFKQDYHDVPADEPYEVLEPLFFACDSYCPHTDPQEVRGGIGEEQFFKEAAYARRELEELLDEMEESGSTE; encoded by the coding sequence ATGAGCGCTAATGAGAGAGCGGAGAAATATCTGGATCTCATAACTTCCTATACAAATGGCAAAATGGAATCGTCAGAATTTATGCATAGATACTTGACAGAGTTCAAACAGGATTATCACGATGTGCCTGCAGACGAACCATACGAAGTCCTCGAGCCGCTGTTCTTTGCATGTGATAGTTATTGTCCCCATACAGACCCTCAGGAGGTACGGGGCGGTATCGGTGAAGAGCAATTCTTCAAAGAAGCGGCCTATGCGCGGAGAGAACTGGAGGAGTTGCTGGACGAAATGGAGGAAAGCGGGTCCACCGAATAA
- a CDS encoding colicin D domain-containing protein — MDDAATQRRFTRAYDSDAVDSDELSTAVKRYDELDPNQKSTADEMVARGGDDGVSLLDEQVCNSPCDSFTEAWHELKQTDSISSYDATTFHNKLLDAVRRDSISDERAADLLGDAKKIATDEGRDATNVINRDNVFSRKLIQRYADSDSTGVDTLRKMDELGEVDLLDSQIDSKYKHADDFGVNGNKNPENKERFKEAIAEHAFDPDTEVIERKYKRLEGDQSVTHIYNSRTGNNVIVDDGEFLTGYKLTADQRQNMESTGIIDGE; from the coding sequence ATGGACGACGCCGCGACCCAGCGGCGGTTCACCCGGGCCTACGACAGCGACGCGGTCGACAGTGACGAACTGTCGACGGCCGTCAAGCGCTACGACGAACTGGATCCGAACCAAAAGTCGACAGCCGACGAGATGGTGGCGCGTGGCGGTGACGACGGCGTTTCACTCCTTGATGAGCAGGTCTGTAACAGTCCCTGTGACAGTTTCACTGAGGCCTGGCATGAACTCAAACAAACCGACTCAATTAGCTCTTACGACGCAACGACGTTCCATAACAAGCTCTTGGATGCTGTGCGACGAGACTCGATAAGTGACGAGCGAGCAGCGGATCTGCTCGGGGACGCAAAGAAGATCGCCACTGACGAGGGTCGTGATGCCACGAATGTCATCAACAGAGACAATGTATTCTCACGAAAACTCATTCAGCGGTACGCTGACTCTGATTCTACAGGCGTAGACACGCTGCGAAAGATGGACGAACTGGGGGAGGTTGATCTGCTAGACAGTCAAATCGATAGCAAGTATAAGCATGCTGATGACTTCGGTGTAAACGGGAACAAGAACCCGGAGAACAAAGAACGGTTCAAAGAGGCTATCGCTGAGCACGCGTTTGACCCTGATACCGAGGTAATCGAAAGGAAGTACAAGCGACTAGAAGGCGATCAATCAGTCACGCACATTTACAATTCGAGAACCGGTAACAACGTTATCGTGGACGATGGAGAGTTCTTGACTGGATACAAGCTGACTGCTGACCAACGTCAAAATATGGAAAGTACCGGGATTATTGATGGTGAATGA